In Acetomicrobium sp. S15 = DSM 107314, the following are encoded in one genomic region:
- a CDS encoding DUF4931 domain-containing protein, producing the protein MIILFRNHGPTAGTSLIHPHSQIIVTSFI; encoded by the coding sequence ATGATCATCCTCTTTCGGAACCACGGTCCCACCGCCGGCACCTCGCTGATCCATCCACATTCGCAGATAATCGTGACCAGCTTCATATAA